In Conger conger chromosome 12, fConCon1.1, whole genome shotgun sequence, one DNA window encodes the following:
- the LOC133142168 gene encoding organic cation/carnitine transporter 2-like isoform X2, whose translation MLLPLAAFFIRDWRMLLIAINVPGVFYLPLWKLIPESPRWLLSQGRVEEAEAILRAAARKNRVTAPEVIFQPLQTENKTEKLSRHNVGDLVKSKNIRWITIMLSFVWIAVSIGYFALSLNSSNLHGNPFLNCFLSAAVEVPGIILSWPLLRSCSRRLCLFATLFLGGVLPLFTLLIPRDLKLVSIALEMMGKFGFSVAFTIVYPFTAELYPTVLRNTAVGTCSMAARLGSIAAPYFLYLGTYSKSLPYILMGGLCVLGGLLSLLLPETYGMPLPETLDHMQTIQRFKKTQNSNTLSGDTTAVENDSVF comes from the exons ATGTTGCTTCCGCTGGCAGCCTTCTTCATCAGAGACTGGAGAATGCTGCTGATTGCCATCAATGTCCCAGGAGTTTTCTATCTCCCTCTTTGGAA GTTGATCCCGGAGTCCCCTCGATGGCTTCTCTCTCAGGGCCgggtggaggaggcggaggcCATTTTGAGAGCCGCTGCCAGGAAGAACAGAGTCACAGCTCCAGAGGTCATCTTTCAGCCTCTCCAG ACAGAAAACAAGACAGAAAAATTGAGCCGTCACAACGTCGGTGATCTTGTGAAGTCCAAGAACATCCGCTGGATTACGATCATGCTGAGCTTTGTGTG GATTGCAGTCTCCATTGGGTACTTTGCCTTATCATTGAACTCCTCCAATCTGCATGGTAACCCCTTCCTGAACTGTTTCCTCTCTGCGGCTGTCGAGGTCCCGGGCATCATTCTGTCCTGGCCCTTACTTCGCTCGTGCTCAAGGAGATTGTGCCTCTTTGCTACGTTGTTCCTCGGTGGAGTGCTACCACTGTTTACTCTGCTCATACCAAGAG ATTTGAAATTGGTATCTATTGCACTGGAGATGATGGGGAAATTTGGATTCTCAGTGGCTTTCACTATCGTGTATCCCTTCACGGCGGAGCTGTACCCCACAGTCCTGAGGAACACCGCGGTGGGCACCTGCTCCATGGCTGCTCGGCTGGGCAGCATTGCTGCCCCCTACTTCCTCTATCTGG GAACCTATTCCAAGTCCTTGCCGTACATATTAATGGGGGGCCTCTGTGTTTTGGGAGGGTTGCTTAGCCTCCTACTTCCTGAAACCTACGGTATGCCTCTCCCTGAGACCCTCGATCACATGCAGACGATTCAAAG gtttaaaaagacacaaaatTCAAATACTCTTTCCGGGGATACAACAGCAGTGGAAAATGATTCAGTGTTTTGA